In one Chryseobacterium camelliae genomic region, the following are encoded:
- a CDS encoding MGMT family protein, giving the protein MDEIFKQQVWEITRLVPKGRVTSYGAIAKAVGYPNHSRHVGKAMGGCPRDVPAHRVISSSGTLSVPEFQVKLEVEGITVENFRIKNFKKLFWDPLEEL; this is encoded by the coding sequence ATGGATGAAATTTTCAAACAACAGGTCTGGGAAATCACCAGATTAGTTCCCAAAGGGAGAGTAACGAGTTATGGAGCCATTGCAAAAGCAGTTGGTTATCCTAATCATTCGAGACACGTAGGAAAAGCGATGGGAGGATGCCCGAGAGATGTACCTGCACATCGGGTCATTTCAAGTTCGGGAACTTTATCTGTTCCTGAATTTCAGGTAAAGTTGGAAGTCGAAGGTATTACAGTTGAAAATTTTAGAATCAAGAATTTTAAAAAGCTGTTCTGGGATCCGCTAGAAGAATTATAA
- a CDS encoding acyltransferase family protein: METLKKNTFDALTGMRAIAAIMVFVYHNRKYWRDDLPFAVMRFISEWHIGVTVFFVLSGFLLAYRYEDSPLESKKSYLKYILLRIARIFPLYWILLSFFFLDTAYSNNVDTYFLQYSLLYSLFEKYAVSGIVQAWSLQVEFFFYLLSPLLFVLLKKNWKYCISFLLGLFLLSCTIGYGLHWYNGNPEVFLYPLKFMMGNTFFARSLEFFSGMLLAYLMKKEKGLEVLKRLKNPTLYGGITIIIFTAAIALFARNNFVHGVERWEGRLIHELFLPVAIAVFFWGLMSEKTFISKVLSTKLLILLGNASFVFYLVHISYFNLKLKSYLYLPDRNFVLLWICSIIIYFCIEKPLYNGCRNLIAKIK; this comes from the coding sequence TTGGAGACTCTAAAGAAAAATACATTCGATGCGCTTACAGGAATGAGGGCTATTGCGGCTATTATGGTATTTGTGTATCATAACCGTAAATATTGGCGCGATGACTTACCATTTGCAGTTATGCGTTTTATCAGCGAATGGCATATCGGGGTGACGGTTTTCTTCGTTTTAAGTGGCTTTTTATTAGCGTATCGCTATGAAGATTCACCTTTAGAATCCAAAAAATCATATTTAAAATATATTCTGCTTCGTATCGCGAGAATTTTTCCGCTGTATTGGATCCTACTGAGTTTTTTCTTTTTAGATACCGCCTATTCCAACAATGTAGATACTTATTTCCTGCAATATTCACTTTTATATTCTTTGTTTGAGAAGTATGCGGTTTCCGGAATTGTACAGGCGTGGTCGCTTCAGGTGGAGTTCTTTTTTTATTTACTATCTCCTCTTTTATTTGTATTGCTGAAGAAAAACTGGAAATATTGTATTTCGTTCTTATTGGGGCTTTTTCTCCTAAGCTGTACCATAGGATATGGTTTGCATTGGTATAATGGCAATCCTGAAGTTTTTTTATATCCGTTAAAGTTTATGATGGGAAATACTTTTTTCGCAAGAAGTTTAGAGTTTTTTTCCGGGATGTTACTGGCTTATCTGATGAAAAAGGAAAAAGGATTGGAAGTTTTGAAACGCCTAAAAAATCCGACTTTGTACGGTGGAATTACAATCATTATTTTTACCGCTGCCATTGCTCTTTTTGCTAGAAATAATTTTGTGCACGGAGTAGAACGATGGGAAGGAAGGTTAATTCATGAATTGTTTTTGCCTGTTGCTATTGCTGTTTTCTTTTGGGGATTGATGTCGGAAAAAACATTTATTTCCAAAGTACTCTCTACCAAGCTACTGATTCTTTTAGGAAATGCTTCTTTCGTTTTCTATCTTGTTCATATCAGTTATTTTAATCTTAAACTGAAATCATATTTATATTTGCCCGACCGTAATTTTGTCTTACTTTGGATTTGCTCCATTATCATTTATTTTTGCATTGAAAAACCTTTGTATAATGGGTGTAGAAATCTAATTGCCAAAATTAAATAA
- a CDS encoding deoxyhypusine synthase family protein, translating to MSKPITEFIEKYYLHFNAAALVDASKGYVAHLKEGGKMMITLAGAMSTAELGKILAEMIRQDKVDFISCTGANLEEDLMNLVAHSHYERVPHYRDLTAQDEWDLLERGLNRVTDTCIPEEEAFRRLQKHIVEIWKDAEAKGERYFPHEFMYKMILSGVLEQYYEIPRENSWMIAAAEKNLPIVVPGWEDSTMGNIFASYCIKGELKATTMKSGIEYMTYLADWYTKNSGGKGVGFFQIGGGIAGDFPICVVPMLYQDMEMHDIPFWSYFCQISDSTTSYGSYSGAVPNEKITWGKLDITTPKFIVESDATICAPLMFSYILEN from the coding sequence ATGAGCAAACCGATTACCGAGTTCATAGAAAAATACTACCTTCACTTTAATGCAGCTGCATTGGTGGATGCATCTAAAGGATATGTTGCCCATCTTAAAGAAGGAGGGAAAATGATGATTACTTTGGCAGGAGCGATGTCTACTGCAGAGTTGGGGAAAATTCTTGCAGAGATGATCCGTCAGGATAAAGTAGATTTTATCTCTTGTACCGGGGCAAACCTTGAAGAAGATTTGATGAATCTTGTGGCACATTCTCATTATGAAAGAGTTCCTCATTACAGAGATTTGACGGCTCAGGATGAGTGGGATCTTTTGGAAAGAGGCTTAAACAGAGTTACGGATACTTGTATCCCTGAAGAAGAGGCTTTCAGAAGATTGCAAAAACATATCGTTGAAATCTGGAAAGATGCTGAAGCAAAAGGAGAAAGATATTTCCCACACGAATTCATGTATAAAATGATCCTTTCCGGAGTGTTGGAACAGTACTACGAAATTCCAAGAGAAAATTCTTGGATGATCGCAGCGGCAGAGAAAAACCTACCGATCGTAGTTCCGGGATGGGAAGATTCTACAATGGGTAATATTTTTGCTTCTTACTGCATCAAAGGAGAACTTAAAGCTACAACCATGAAGTCAGGGATTGAATATATGACGTATTTAGCAGATTGGTACACTAAAAACTCAGGTGGAAAAGGAGTCGGATTCTTCCAGATTGGTGGAGGTATCGCAGGAGATTTCCCGATTTGTGTAGTACCGATGTTGTATCAGGATATGGAAATGCACGACATTCCGTTCTGGTCTTATTTCTGCCAGATTTCAGATTCTACGACGTCTTACGGTTCGTATTCTGGAGCTGTTCCTAATGAGAAAATTACTTGGGGTAAATTAGACATCACGACACCGAAATTTATCGTTGAAAGTGATGCTACAATCTGTGCTCCATTGATGTTCTCTTATATCCTGGAAAATTAA
- the arfB gene encoding alternative ribosome rescue aminoacyl-tRNA hydrolase ArfB: protein MKDFSKELSFKTSRSSGAGGQNVNKVETSVTVLWQISESEFFNDDQKELIQNKLKNRINAEGFLFLTVSESRTQLMNKNKAIEKILEIVDKALFIPKKRIATKPSKAKKEKRLDTKKKLSEKKENRRFKF from the coding sequence ATGAAAGATTTTTCAAAAGAGCTCAGTTTCAAAACGTCCCGCAGCAGCGGAGCCGGAGGTCAGAATGTGAATAAGGTGGAGACTTCTGTGACGGTTCTTTGGCAGATCTCGGAATCTGAATTTTTTAATGACGATCAAAAAGAGCTGATTCAAAATAAATTAAAAAACAGGATCAATGCGGAAGGTTTTCTATTTTTAACGGTTTCTGAAAGCAGAACACAGTTGATGAATAAAAATAAAGCCATTGAAAAAATCCTGGAAATTGTAGATAAAGCTTTATTTATTCCTAAAAAACGGATTGCCACAAAACCTTCAAAGGCTAAAAAAGAGAAAAGATTGGATACGAAAAAGAAACTTTCGGAGAAAAAAGAGAATCGAAGGTTTAAGTTTTAA
- a CDS encoding AMP-binding protein codes for MLIDFNNLNINQLSVETEFEIKIKTFLEEWFSDSETVKVQTSGSTGVPKVFDIEKQKMINSAEMTCNFLGLEEGDAALICLPVEYISGKMMVVRSIIRKLKLMIVDPSAKPIENLSNEIDFCAMTPLQVEHSLDKLHLIKNLIIGGAAVSENLKKKIIQTLNISNSSTRVFETYGMSETLSHIGLKQVAPNPESYFTVFENVEISKDERGCLKIFAPEVNAEVLQTNDLVEIKHFDSAQPVKKQFRFLGRIDNVINSGGAKIFPEQLEALVKKEIPNEAVFLGIDDESLGQKLVLILEGEQSDAVLGKISMIPFEKNFHKPKEIIFIEKIPRTPNGKVNRIELKNIL; via the coding sequence ATGCTGATAGATTTCAATAATCTCAATATTAATCAATTATCTGTTGAAACCGAATTTGAAATTAAAATTAAAACTTTTTTGGAAGAATGGTTTTCAGATTCCGAAACGGTGAAAGTACAGACTTCAGGCTCTACAGGAGTTCCCAAGGTTTTTGATATTGAGAAACAGAAAATGATTAATTCTGCAGAAATGACCTGCAATTTTTTAGGATTAGAAGAGGGAGATGCCGCTTTAATCTGTTTACCTGTTGAATATATTTCAGGGAAAATGATGGTGGTACGTTCTATTATCAGAAAATTAAAATTAATGATCGTTGATCCTTCTGCAAAGCCGATCGAAAATCTGAGTAATGAAATTGATTTTTGTGCAATGACGCCACTTCAGGTAGAACATTCTTTGGATAAATTACATTTAATTAAAAATTTAATCATTGGCGGAGCTGCGGTTTCAGAAAATTTAAAAAAGAAAATTATTCAAACGCTTAATATTTCAAATTCCTCAACCAGAGTATTTGAAACCTACGGAATGTCCGAAACACTTTCTCATATCGGACTGAAACAGGTTGCTCCAAATCCTGAAAGCTATTTTACCGTTTTTGAAAATGTGGAGATTTCTAAAGATGAAAGAGGCTGTCTGAAAATTTTTGCACCTGAAGTAAATGCTGAGGTATTGCAAACTAATGATTTAGTTGAGATTAAACACTTCGACTCCGCTCAGCCTGTCAAAAAGCAGTTCAGATTTTTAGGGCGAATTGACAATGTTATCAATTCCGGAGGAGCAAAAATTTTTCCTGAGCAACTGGAAGCTTTAGTGAAAAAAGAAATTCCGAATGAGGCTGTTTTTTTAGGAATTGATGATGAAAGTCTGGGACAAAAATTAGTATTGATTCTCGAAGGAGAACAGTCAGATGCTGTACTGGGAAAAATTTCAATGATTCCGTTTGAGAAAAATTTTCATAAACCGAAAGAAATTATCTTTATTGAAAAAATTCCCAGAACTCCCAATGGAAAAGTAAACAGGATTGAATTAAAAAATATTTTGTAA
- a CDS encoding alkaline phosphatase family protein has protein sequence MKKIFLFLALTAGLAKAQNNTNHVVLISVDGLRPEFYLNPEWSMINLRQMMKKGAYANGVRGSFPTVTYPSHTTIVSGVLPSKHGIYYNTPVQPLGITGEWFWFYKDIKVPTIFSVAKEAGLTTAGVSWPVTVGAPITYNLPEYVYLPKNKGEKKDEVKAMSMESSPKELFQEVQDYAVGKFGEYGASLDYAVSDQNKTRMAAYILKKYKPSFLALHIAATDHFEHEEGRDGDKVRSAVAGADVAIKTLIDAATAAGIGENTTFIITGDHGFVDIHTQFNPNVMLAKAGLYNSNKKEDWKAYFQASGGSAFLHLKNPNDKSTLNKVNELLNNLPEGYKKMFHVLNKEQVAEAKGDPTASLALAAYQGISFGATATGELIKAADGGTHGYLPTDFKEIQTGFVAFGKGIKPGTVLPLIGQEDIAPLIAHLLNLNLKTDGILYPGLLTK, from the coding sequence ATGAAAAAAATATTCCTTTTTTTAGCATTAACAGCAGGATTGGCTAAAGCTCAGAACAATACCAATCATGTTGTTTTAATAAGTGTGGATGGTCTAAGACCGGAATTTTATTTAAATCCTGAATGGTCGATGATAAACCTTAGACAAATGATGAAAAAGGGAGCGTATGCAAACGGAGTCCGAGGTTCTTTCCCTACCGTTACTTACCCATCACATACAACAATTGTAAGCGGGGTACTCCCTTCAAAACACGGGATTTATTATAATACGCCCGTTCAACCTTTAGGAATTACAGGTGAATGGTTTTGGTTTTACAAGGATATTAAAGTCCCTACGATTTTTAGTGTTGCCAAAGAAGCAGGACTTACCACAGCCGGTGTAAGCTGGCCTGTAACAGTAGGAGCTCCCATCACCTACAATTTACCGGAATACGTTTATCTTCCCAAAAATAAAGGGGAGAAAAAAGATGAAGTAAAAGCTATGAGCATGGAATCCAGTCCCAAAGAGCTTTTCCAAGAGGTTCAGGATTATGCGGTAGGTAAATTTGGAGAATACGGAGCGAGTTTGGATTACGCAGTAAGTGATCAGAACAAAACCAGAATGGCTGCTTATATTTTAAAGAAATACAAACCTTCGTTTTTAGCGCTTCACATTGCTGCCACCGATCATTTTGAGCATGAAGAAGGCAGAGACGGAGATAAAGTACGTTCTGCAGTAGCCGGAGCAGATGTTGCGATTAAAACTTTAATAGATGCAGCAACAGCAGCCGGAATAGGAGAAAATACAACATTCATTATCACAGGAGATCATGGTTTTGTAGACATTCATACTCAGTTTAATCCTAACGTTATGCTGGCAAAAGCAGGATTATACAACAGCAACAAGAAAGAAGACTGGAAAGCCTATTTTCAGGCAAGCGGAGGCTCTGCATTTTTACATCTGAAAAACCCTAATGATAAATCTACTTTAAACAAAGTCAATGAACTTTTAAATAATCTTCCGGAAGGTTACAAAAAAATGTTCCATGTATTGAATAAAGAACAAGTTGCAGAAGCCAAAGGAGATCCGACAGCATCATTAGCTTTGGCAGCGTATCAGGGAATAAGTTTTGGAGCAACAGCAACAGGAGAACTAATAAAAGCAGCAGACGGAGGCACACACGGTTATCTTCCAACTGATTTCAAAGAGATCCAAACTGGATTTGTAGCTTTTGGAAAGGGAATTAAACCAGGAACCGTACTTCCTCTAATCGGACAGGAAGACATTGCGCCGTTAATTGCTCATTTATTAAATCTTAATTTAAAAACTGACGGAATTCTTTATCCGGGACTACTGACCAAATAA
- a CDS encoding helix-turn-helix domain-containing protein, with amino-acid sequence MKICGQNIRKIRRSKDFTQEYMAFEMGISQKAYSDIENSKVKINLEILTKISDILEIKPSDICSISHKCGNDEYENKFHDLVEYMKKNNITIPKEYM; translated from the coding sequence ATGAAAATATGTGGACAAAATATTAGGAAAATCAGAAGAAGTAAGGATTTTACTCAGGAATATATGGCATTTGAGATGGGAATTTCTCAAAAAGCATATTCTGATATTGAAAATTCCAAAGTGAAGATCAATCTGGAAATTTTAACCAAGATTTCGGATATTTTGGAAATTAAGCCGTCCGATATTTGCAGTATCTCTCATAAATGCGGAAATGATGAATACGAAAATAAGTTTCATGATCTTGTAGAATACATGAAAAAAAATAATATTACCATCCCTAAAGAATATATGTAA
- the ccoN gene encoding cytochrome-c oxidase, cbb3-type subunit I: METQKFNYDNNIVRAFLYATIAFGLVGFLLGLTAALMLFYPELPEFLFGTDDTTIKSLASGNIQGLINTQGALGFGRIRMLHTSAVIFAFVCNSFFCGAYYSMQRLLKTRMYSDTLSWVHFWTWQIMIISVVITFLMGINTSKEYAEHEWPIDILITVSWVVFGINMFGTIAKRRVRHLYVAIWFFIGTWIAVAMLHIFNNLEVPLSFTSWKSYSIYAGAKDALVQWWYGHNAVAFVLTTPVLGLMYYFLPKAAERPVFSYKLSIIHFWSLIFVYLWAGPHHLQYTALPAWAQAVGTGFSIMLIAPSWGGMLNGLLTLRGAWDKVRENPILKFFVVAVTCYGMATFEGPLLATKSLNKIGHYTDWVIGHVHIGALGWNGFMAFGIVYYLIPVMWRTELWSKKLANWHFWLGTLGIIFYAVPMYISGFTQGLMWKQFNPDGTLVWKNWLDTVTAIIPYFKMRFLGGLFYISGAILMVVNVIATVRKGSFQKNVPAEAPALANIGTTRKEGEGIHLWLERTPKLLSILAFITIAIGGLVEIIPTLTLKQSVPTITAVKPYSPLELEGRDLYIREGCNSCHSQMIRPFRDEIVRFEGKNGQYSKAGEFIYDRPFLWGSKRTGPDLHREGGRNPDSWHFKHMYNPRITSAGSIMPRFPWLITNKLDKTQMIDKMKLMKNYFDVPYTKAEIDSANQWADNQAAGIVKRIYSEATDVKEQIEKDRAAKGATFVPLEQREIVAMIAYLQRLGTDIKTTQIQTASAE, encoded by the coding sequence ATGGAGACGCAAAAATTTAATTATGACAATAATATTGTCAGAGCATTCCTCTATGCCACCATCGCATTCGGTTTGGTCGGTTTTTTACTCGGGCTTACCGCTGCACTGATGCTTTTTTATCCTGAACTTCCGGAATTTTTATTCGGAACAGATGACACGACCATTAAGAGTCTGGCATCCGGAAACATTCAGGGATTGATTAATACACAAGGAGCTCTGGGCTTCGGAAGGATCAGAATGTTGCATACGAGTGCTGTAATCTTTGCTTTCGTCTGTAATTCCTTTTTCTGTGGTGCTTATTACAGCATGCAGAGATTGCTTAAAACAAGAATGTACAGTGATACTCTATCCTGGGTGCATTTCTGGACCTGGCAAATCATGATTATCAGCGTAGTGATTACTTTCCTGATGGGAATCAACACCTCCAAAGAATACGCAGAGCACGAATGGCCGATTGATATATTAATTACGGTTTCATGGGTTGTTTTCGGAATCAATATGTTCGGTACCATCGCCAAAAGAAGGGTAAGACACTTGTATGTAGCGATCTGGTTTTTCATCGGAACCTGGATTGCGGTAGCCATGCTTCATATTTTCAATAATCTTGAGGTTCCATTATCATTCACGAGCTGGAAATCCTATTCAATTTATGCAGGAGCAAAAGATGCCTTGGTTCAGTGGTGGTACGGTCACAATGCAGTAGCATTCGTATTAACGACTCCTGTGTTAGGTTTGATGTACTATTTCTTACCCAAAGCTGCGGAAAGACCTGTGTTCTCTTATAAATTATCAATTATTCACTTCTGGTCACTCATCTTCGTTTATCTTTGGGCGGGACCCCACCATTTGCAATATACCGCGCTTCCGGCATGGGCTCAGGCAGTGGGAACAGGTTTCTCCATCATGCTGATCGCTCCCTCTTGGGGAGGAATGCTGAACGGACTTTTAACATTGAGAGGAGCCTGGGATAAAGTAAGAGAAAATCCAATTCTTAAATTTTTCGTAGTAGCCGTTACCTGTTATGGTATGGCAACCTTTGAAGGACCGCTTTTAGCAACAAAATCTTTAAATAAAATAGGTCATTATACCGATTGGGTGATTGGTCACGTACACATCGGGGCTCTCGGATGGAATGGCTTTATGGCTTTTGGTATCGTCTATTACCTCATTCCTGTAATGTGGAGAACTGAATTATGGTCTAAAAAATTAGCCAACTGGCATTTCTGGCTGGGTACTTTAGGAATTATTTTCTACGCTGTTCCCATGTATATTTCAGGATTTACACAAGGATTGATGTGGAAACAGTTCAATCCGGACGGAACTTTAGTTTGGAAAAACTGGCTGGATACTGTAACAGCGATCATTCCATATTTCAAAATGAGATTCCTGGGTGGTTTATTTTATATTTCGGGAGCGATCTTAATGGTTGTAAATGTTATTGCTACCGTCAGAAAAGGATCATTCCAGAAAAACGTACCTGCAGAAGCACCTGCTTTGGCCAATATCGGAACGACAAGAAAAGAAGGTGAAGGAATTCATTTATGGCTGGAAAGAACTCCTAAATTATTATCAATATTAGCTTTCATCACTATTGCGATCGGTGGTTTAGTTGAAATTATCCCGACATTAACTTTAAAACAAAGTGTTCCAACCATTACCGCTGTAAAACCTTATTCTCCGTTAGAACTGGAAGGAAGGGATCTATACATCCGTGAAGGCTGCAATTCTTGTCACTCACAGATGATACGACCGTTCAGAGACGAAATCGTAAGATTTGAAGGAAAAAACGGACAGTATTCTAAAGCGGGAGAATTTATCTATGACCGACCATTCCTTTGGGGATCAAAAAGAACCGGACCGGATCTGCATAGAGAAGGAGGAAGAAATCCCGATTCATGGCACTTCAAACATATGTATAACCCGAGAATTACTTCAGCAGGATCTATTATGCCGCGTTTCCCTTGGCTGATTACAAACAAACTGGACAAAACGCAAATGATAGACAAAATGAAACTGATGAAAAACTATTTTGATGTTCCTTACACAAAAGCAGAAATAGACTCAGCCAATCAGTGGGCAGACAATCAGGCGGCAGGAATTGTAAAAAGAATTTATTCCGAAGCTACCGATGTGAAGGAACAGATTGAAAAAGACAGGGCTGCAAAAGGAGCAACATTTGTTCCGCTGGAGCAAAGAGAGATTGTTGCCATGATTGCTTACCTGCAAAGATTAGGAACAGACATCAAAACAACTCAGATTCAAACTGCAAGTGCAGAATAA
- a CDS encoding cytochrome c has protein sequence MKTRTPISIYILVTLGSTIMAFEMFAPDSGYFSSPFFWGLMLIAIILLLIMNSIGDLIENQNFTKLSAEEKAEYLKDKNTPYFQKLWNSAFKKQSATEEKDILIDHGFDGITELDNSLPKWWIGLFYFGCIFCAVYLTAFAFTDYAHPEEELSNETKQMLASIEEFEKTAPQVTLETAKYSADNIAEGQELFKTNCVTCHGDNGKGGIGPNLTDTQWINIQQKSLFKNVIWMLENGSPNNPTMRPFIKEGTITGRDAEKIAAYVYHINQETAPITPAQGGAAPQGEVVKWENGNE, from the coding sequence ATGAAAACAAGAACTCCAATTTCCATATATATCCTTGTCACATTAGGTTCAACGATCATGGCGTTCGAAATGTTCGCACCCGATTCAGGCTATTTTTCTTCACCTTTTTTCTGGGGATTAATGCTGATCGCGATTATCCTTCTTTTGATCATGAATTCGATTGGAGATTTAATTGAAAATCAGAATTTCACCAAATTATCGGCTGAAGAAAAAGCAGAATATTTAAAAGATAAAAACACGCCTTACTTCCAGAAACTTTGGAATTCGGCTTTCAAAAAGCAATCTGCCACCGAAGAAAAAGATATTCTGATCGATCACGGATTTGACGGAATCACGGAACTCGACAACTCACTTCCCAAATGGTGGATCGGCCTGTTTTACTTCGGATGTATCTTCTGTGCGGTATATCTTACGGCTTTTGCCTTTACAGATTACGCCCATCCCGAAGAAGAACTGAGCAATGAAACAAAACAGATGCTTGCTTCTATCGAAGAGTTTGAAAAAACAGCACCCCAGGTAACTCTTGAAACCGCAAAATACAGTGCAGACAACATTGCAGAAGGTCAGGAATTATTCAAAACCAATTGCGTTACCTGTCATGGTGATAACGGAAAAGGAGGGATTGGTCCCAATTTAACAGATACTCAATGGATCAACATACAACAGAAAAGTTTATTCAAAAACGTAATCTGGATGCTGGAAAACGGTTCTCCCAACAATCCAACAATGCGACCTTTCATCAAAGAAGGAACCATTACGGGAAGAGATGCTGAAAAAATTGCAGCTTATGTGTATCACATCAATCAGGAAACCGCTCCTATTACCCCTGCTCAAGGTGGTGCCGCTCCACAAGGTGAAGTCGTAAAATGGGAGAACGGAAATGAGTAA